In Candidatus Methanomethylophilus alvi Mx1201, a genomic segment contains:
- a CDS encoding extracellular solute-binding protein yields the protein MDDKTMKIAAVAAIAIIAIAGVAVFMMNSDDGKDDAKFEIMNVEGVDATVDNVVNGSYTLQRGLILATKGTASGAVADLISYVLSAEGQAIVEDNDYIAVDSSAPAYKSTIDDKTSYSITIQGSTTVNPIMMAVEEEYEKIHPNVRISITANGSGTGAAAAIDGTADIGMLSRDLKTSETDAGLVPTVIGKDGIAIIVNKSVTGIDNLTLDQIAKIYDGTYTNWNQLGGVDHAIDVCGRESSSGTRGAFEELLSGKVAGFSSSSVTDKMVEFASNNALLTHIETTDYSIGYVSLGIALEAL from the coding sequence TTGGACGATAAAACAATGAAGATCGCAGCAGTTGCGGCCATTGCAATCATCGCCATCGCCGGCGTCGCCGTGTTCATGATGAACAGCGACGACGGTAAAGACGATGCGAAGTTTGAAATAATGAATGTCGAAGGCGTAGACGCCACCGTTGACAACGTGGTCAACGGTTCGTACACCCTCCAGAGAGGACTTATCCTCGCCACCAAAGGAACCGCTTCCGGAGCGGTCGCCGACCTTATCTCCTACGTGCTCAGCGCAGAGGGACAGGCGATCGTGGAAGACAACGACTACATCGCCGTCGACAGTTCCGCCCCCGCCTACAAGTCGACCATCGACGACAAGACCTCCTACAGCATCACCATCCAGGGATCGACCACCGTCAACCCCATCATGATGGCCGTCGAGGAGGAATACGAGAAGATCCACCCCAACGTCAGGATCAGCATCACCGCGAACGGATCCGGTACCGGAGCCGCCGCGGCCATCGACGGGACCGCCGACATCGGAATGCTCTCCCGCGACCTGAAGACCTCCGAGACCGACGCAGGCCTCGTCCCCACCGTCATCGGTAAGGACGGTATCGCCATCATCGTCAACAAGTCCGTGACCGGTATCGACAACCTGACCCTCGACCAGATCGCCAAGATCTACGACGGGACCTACACCAACTGGAACCAGCTCGGCGGAGTCGACCACGCCATCGACGTATGCGGAAGGGAGTCCTCCTCCGGAACCCGCGGTGCTTTCGAGGAGCTCCTCTCCGGAAAGGTCGCAGGCTTCTCCAGCAGCAGCGTGACCGACAAGATGGTCGAGTTCGCCAGCAACAACGCCCTTCTGACGCACATCGAGACCACCGACTACTCCATCGGATACGTCAGTCTCGGTATCGCCCTCGAGGCCCTCTGA
- a CDS encoding DNA-3-methyladenine glycosylase: MPDVVDLGYFEKGSAELARDVLGKILCRMMPDGNVLRRRITETEAYYGEDDTAAHAHKGRTVRTEVLYTGYGRAYVYRCYMFWLLNLSCGPDGSPECVLIRGVEGSDGPGRVSKAMGFSKDMYGKELVPENGLWLEDDGFVPERAVSGPRIGIPYASEEDRNAPLNFRSV; the protein is encoded by the coding sequence ATGCCCGATGTCGTAGACCTCGGTTATTTCGAGAAGGGCTCTGCAGAGCTCGCCCGCGATGTGTTGGGGAAGATCCTCTGCCGCATGATGCCGGACGGAAACGTCCTCAGACGCCGTATCACGGAGACCGAGGCCTATTACGGGGAGGACGATACCGCCGCCCATGCACATAAAGGCCGTACCGTACGTACGGAGGTCCTTTACACGGGATACGGACGCGCATACGTCTACCGCTGCTACATGTTCTGGCTCCTGAACCTGAGCTGCGGTCCCGACGGGTCGCCGGAGTGCGTCCTGATCAGAGGGGTGGAGGGATCGGACGGTCCGGGCCGTGTCTCCAAAGCCATGGGGTTCTCCAAGGACATGTACGGGAAGGAACTGGTACCGGAGAACGGATTATGGCTCGAGGACGACGGTTTCGTGCCGGAAAGAGCGGTCTCCGGCCCCCGCATAGGCATACCGTACGCCTCCGAGGAGGACCGGAACGCACCTCTGAACTTCAGATCGGTGTAA
- a CDS encoding MFS transporter, which produces MEDRSQARKEPLFTRNFVLCTVTSFCFTIVFFMFYTGMSSYSSDVLGAGSTVSGLVASIFIAGDLVARLAIGRGIGSIGPRRISIVCMALGTVMTLLYFVSDTVASICIVRFFHGMTYGAAASAINTMVAEGLPMSRRGEGLGYFMLSYSFASAVGPFVCMYLQNSGTYDDIFMIGVAASAVATVTSAMLKESKGPAPVRERKGIHVSDYIERSSLVMSVVAFVMFFSYSGVLTFIAPYGKEIGLTGYATVFFVVLSVGTLICRLFLGKIYDLRGENVALVPSLVLYIAGMFMLGTVVSGAEMLVSAFFIGIMIAMLSSVAQAVIIRRAPKERYGVAVSTYNVFVDLSYAIGPVVNGFVIGAVGYGGNYVLMAVIGVAGLVLYLLLHGIPVHRHPESENTG; this is translated from the coding sequence ATGGAAGACCGTTCGCAGGCACGGAAGGAACCGCTGTTCACACGCAACTTCGTGCTCTGTACGGTGACCAGTTTCTGTTTCACCATAGTATTCTTCATGTTCTACACCGGGATGTCGTCCTACTCTTCCGACGTCCTCGGTGCCGGAAGCACCGTGTCCGGCCTCGTGGCCAGCATATTCATAGCCGGGGACCTGGTCGCACGTCTCGCTATAGGGAGAGGGATCGGTTCCATAGGTCCCAGGAGGATATCCATCGTATGCATGGCCCTCGGCACGGTCATGACGCTCCTCTACTTCGTATCCGACACAGTGGCCTCCATCTGCATAGTCAGGTTCTTCCACGGGATGACCTACGGTGCGGCCGCCTCGGCCATAAACACCATGGTCGCAGAAGGTCTCCCCATGTCCAGAAGGGGCGAGGGTCTGGGGTATTTCATGCTCAGCTACAGCTTCGCCTCCGCCGTCGGACCGTTCGTCTGCATGTACCTGCAGAACAGCGGGACCTATGACGACATATTCATGATCGGAGTGGCGGCCTCCGCCGTCGCCACGGTCACATCGGCCATGCTCAAGGAGTCCAAAGGTCCTGCGCCGGTCAGGGAGAGGAAGGGGATACACGTCTCGGATTACATAGAGCGTTCCTCCCTCGTCATGTCCGTGGTGGCGTTCGTCATGTTCTTCTCCTATTCGGGGGTGCTCACCTTCATAGCCCCCTACGGGAAGGAGATAGGGCTCACAGGATATGCGACGGTGTTCTTCGTCGTACTCTCCGTGGGGACGCTGATATGCAGGCTCTTCCTCGGGAAGATATACGACCTCCGCGGAGAGAACGTCGCACTCGTGCCGTCTCTCGTACTCTATATCGCAGGGATGTTCATGCTCGGGACGGTGGTCTCGGGCGCGGAGATGCTCGTATCGGCCTTCTTCATCGGCATAATGATCGCCATGCTGTCCTCGGTGGCGCAGGCCGTCATCATAAGGAGGGCGCCGAAGGAGAGGTACGGCGTGGCCGTATCGACGTACAACGTGTTCGTAGACCTCTCCTATGCCATCGGTCCGGTCGTCAACGGTTTCGTCATCGGTGCCGTCGGATACGGAGGGAACTACGTCCTCATGGCCGTCATAGGCGTCGCAGGGCTCGTTTTGTATCTCCTGCTCCACGGCATACCCGTCCACAGACATCCGGAATCGGAGAATACGGGGTGA
- a CDS encoding GNAT family N-acetyltransferase, translating to MLRYKIVIKGCDEVKHIKRLYSATFPGQEKVPFRHLIRTFGKGGDMISFFDGETFVGFAYMFTSGDLTFLVYLAMLPESRGKGYGSQAMDLIRKFKDGNRIFSVMETPGCGFSDPEVCAKRRQFYERNGCTVPGILLRSDEYDFDSIYLGSPISAEEMQDAVERYESVHNAGIF from the coding sequence ATGCTCAGGTATAAGATCGTGATCAAAGGCTGCGACGAGGTAAAGCACATAAAGCGGCTGTATTCCGCGACCTTCCCTGGACAGGAGAAGGTCCCGTTCCGCCATCTCATACGCACTTTCGGAAAGGGAGGGGACATGATCTCCTTCTTCGACGGGGAGACATTCGTCGGTTTCGCATACATGTTCACTTCCGGGGACCTCACCTTCCTCGTATATCTGGCCATGCTGCCGGAAAGCCGCGGCAAAGGATACGGGTCACAGGCCATGGACCTCATAAGGAAATTCAAGGACGGCAATCGCATATTCTCCGTCATGGAGACCCCCGGATGCGGATTCTCCGATCCGGAGGTATGTGCGAAACGCAGACAATTCTACGAAAGGAACGGATGCACGGTCCCGGGGATACTCCTGAGGTCGGATGAATACGATTTCGATTCCATATACCTCGGTTCCCCGATATCGGCCGAAGAGATGCAGGATGCGGTGGAACGTTACGAATCCGTACATAATGCCGGGATATTCTGA
- a CDS encoding alpha/beta fold hydrolase produces the protein MNLPDTITLRSILGIFRMESHDGEYRGRSNGFSLTIRPSDGGYTAEAVSDRDGWGAAAKTVEIPFTDADSLTASMEIWLDGLCPQVVEEYADDVRYLETVRGKVAYYSYNTDLDTVPVVFVHGGPGGECNPVKARRLKLAHPVYAYDQMGCGRSDPIKDLDSWGLDDYVAELSDFIDHIGSDKVILIGASWGAGLSVAYAESTGCSKIAAMVLPSPFVSSRRWADDQMKNLKAMSDGMYEGMRRCIRDNDLGPEFKRIMGEYYARYLFCRECFRDIAIANAEEPFSDVFLTLWGPNDMVCTGTLKDFDVVPGMKDISVPTLFMCGDSDEVTVETMLEYRGLVKGSRFAVIPYAGHVTAMEQFDLYRESIVAFLRENGFDV, from the coding sequence ATGAACCTCCCTGACACCATCACCCTGAGAAGCATATTGGGGATATTCAGAATGGAATCCCATGACGGGGAATACCGTGGCCGCTCCAACGGATTCTCGCTTACGATCAGGCCCTCGGACGGGGGTTATACGGCAGAGGCGGTGTCCGACAGGGACGGATGGGGTGCGGCGGCGAAGACCGTCGAAATACCCTTCACGGATGCGGACTCCCTCACCGCCTCTATGGAGATATGGCTTGACGGGCTCTGTCCGCAGGTGGTGGAGGAGTATGCGGACGACGTCCGTTATCTGGAGACCGTACGCGGAAAGGTCGCATATTACTCATACAACACGGATCTCGACACCGTCCCCGTGGTATTCGTCCACGGAGGACCCGGAGGGGAATGCAACCCGGTGAAGGCGAGGAGATTGAAGCTCGCCCACCCCGTCTACGCCTACGACCAGATGGGATGCGGGAGGTCGGATCCGATAAAGGACTTGGACAGCTGGGGTCTGGACGACTATGTGGCGGAGCTGTCGGACTTCATAGACCATATCGGATCGGACAAGGTCATCCTGATAGGGGCCTCCTGGGGGGCGGGGCTGTCGGTGGCCTATGCGGAAAGCACGGGTTGTTCAAAGATCGCCGCCATGGTCCTTCCGTCACCCTTCGTGAGCTCCAGAAGATGGGCGGACGACCAGATGAAGAACCTCAAGGCGATGTCCGACGGGATGTATGAGGGGATGCGGAGATGTATCCGCGACAACGACTTGGGTCCGGAATTCAAAAGGATCATGGGGGAGTACTATGCCAGATATCTGTTCTGCAGGGAATGTTTCAGGGATATCGCCATAGCCAATGCGGAAGAGCCCTTCTCCGATGTGTTTCTGACATTATGGGGTCCCAACGACATGGTATGCACGGGGACGCTGAAGGATTTCGACGTGGTCCCCGGGATGAAGGACATCTCCGTCCCTACGCTTTTCATGTGCGGGGACAGCGACGAGGTCACGGTGGAGACCATGCTGGAATACAGGGGCTTGGTGAAGGGGTCGCGTTTCGCCGTGATCCCGTATGCCGGGCATGTGACCGCCATGGAGCAGTTCGACCTTTATAGAGAAAGCATAGTCGCGTTCCTGAGGGAGAACGGATTCGATGTGTGA
- a CDS encoding GNAT family N-acetyltransferase, whose amino-acid sequence MQMRIMQVREDSPYRDAVERLNDEAFCMQERSTFDLFMVGCKTGMADLLAFLDGEKFVGFAYIVTWRRMLYLYYLAIDPGSRGKGYGSAALDTLKDRYSPDSITLNMEFPDGSEEKERRLKFYVLNGFMENRVKEKWHGMDFELMYWGKTPDQKEMGMFFGEFEKARRDIVAGYGTEHSMGLRKGPFDSIVSGRKTVEMRLYDEKRRKILPGDKIRFSDGEGEETVVVVKDVIRFPSFKELYETFDKKDLGYGDGEDASPADMEKYYSVEDIERYGVLAIRIGKPS is encoded by the coding sequence ATGCAGATGAGGATAATGCAGGTCAGGGAGGACAGTCCCTACAGGGATGCCGTCGAGAGACTCAACGACGAGGCGTTCTGCATGCAGGAACGTTCCACATTCGACTTGTTCATGGTCGGATGCAAGACCGGCATGGCCGACCTCCTGGCCTTCCTGGACGGAGAGAAGTTCGTAGGTTTCGCCTACATAGTCACCTGGAGAAGGATGCTGTACCTCTATTACCTGGCGATCGACCCCGGGTCCAGAGGGAAAGGATACGGGTCGGCCGCATTGGACACACTCAAGGACAGGTACTCGCCCGATTCGATCACCCTCAACATGGAGTTCCCCGACGGGTCTGAAGAGAAGGAACGCCGCCTTAAGTTCTATGTCCTGAACGGTTTCATGGAGAACCGTGTGAAGGAGAAGTGGCACGGCATGGACTTCGAGCTCATGTATTGGGGGAAGACCCCCGATCAAAAAGAGATGGGGATGTTCTTCGGCGAGTTCGAGAAGGCCCGCCGGGACATAGTGGCCGGATACGGGACGGAACACTCCATGGGATTAAGGAAGGGGCCGTTCGATTCCATCGTATCCGGGAGGAAGACCGTCGAGATGCGCCTTTATGACGAGAAGCGCCGCAAGATCCTTCCCGGGGACAAGATAAGGTTCTCCGACGGAGAAGGGGAAGAGACCGTCGTCGTGGTGAAGGATGTCATCAGATTCCCTTCGTTCAAAGAATTGTATGAGACCTTCGATAAGAAGGACCTCGGATACGGCGATGGGGAGGACGCATCCCCTGCGGACATGGAGAAATACTACTCCGTCGAGGATATCGAAAGGTACGGGGTGCTGGCCATCAGGATCGGGAAGCCGTCCTGA
- a CDS encoding N-acetyltransferase, whose amino-acid sequence MGELSTRKIRPDGEGTEQMRMLYTASYGGRKTIPFDDLVAVSDRCDLIGLYDGDVFVGFFFTLRHKGVDIILYMAIVEHLRRKGYGTQAVRIASRVYEGDRIVLLPDAPGVGDRLQNTRYTVIRYLDTLGFEDALYRYHFLNYDYQVLCYGGTVSKDEMDDSMRSLRRYLRCR is encoded by the coding sequence ATGGGAGAACTAAGTACCAGGAAGATCAGACCGGATGGCGAAGGGACGGAGCAGATGCGTATGCTGTATACGGCCTCCTACGGAGGACGCAAGACCATCCCCTTCGACGACCTGGTGGCCGTTTCCGACAGGTGCGACCTGATCGGACTGTACGACGGAGATGTGTTCGTAGGCTTCTTCTTCACCCTCAGGCACAAGGGTGTGGATATAATCCTCTATATGGCGATCGTCGAACATCTCAGAAGGAAAGGATACGGTACACAGGCCGTGCGTATCGCCTCCCGCGTCTACGAAGGGGATAGGATCGTCCTCCTTCCTGACGCCCCCGGTGTGGGCGACAGGCTACAGAACACCCGCTACACCGTGATAAGGTACTTGGACACCCTCGGCTTCGAAGATGCCCTTTACAGATACCATTTCCTGAATTACGACTACCAGGTCCTGTGTTACGGAGGAACGGTGTCCAAGGACGAGATGGACGATTCCATGCGTTCCCTCAGAAGGTATCTGAGATGCAGATGA
- a CDS encoding ArsB/NhaD family transporter, translating into MFVLTYSLIAVRKVNGRRIRTWTAAVLGGVLMLLLGVVTPSEAWDYINFEVILQLAGMMMLTASLQYCGFFEIVVDFLMRRFDGRRRFLSGVMAITACLSAVMLNDAVVLIFTPIVLRCCQRMRADPVPYMVGVFVSANIGSAATVVGNPQNALVASMAGIGFLDYSIRVIPLTVICMAVAMLMMRRMYGGRLDTDDASLSGETFHTREVDKYRLCAVLAVTVTALVLFALSVPLGLRIYQIALAAGAVSLIIVLTDSMRAGGYVIRHVDWSILLFFTGLFVVIAGAVSSGLLDSMSELFGMGDGNVPSIGVLSGFSTVLANLVSNVPSVMLIGQLLPEGDMVLWITLAVTSTFAGNLTLIGAAANIIVEDEGEKHGIRMDFFRYLRVGIPIAVITIVIATAYLYMLDILL; encoded by the coding sequence GTGTTCGTCCTCACGTATTCGCTGATAGCCGTGCGTAAGGTGAACGGCCGCAGGATAAGGACATGGACGGCCGCCGTACTCGGCGGAGTCCTCATGCTCCTGCTCGGAGTCGTGACACCGTCGGAGGCGTGGGATTACATCAATTTCGAGGTGATCCTGCAGTTGGCGGGTATGATGATGCTCACAGCCTCTCTCCAGTACTGCGGATTCTTCGAGATCGTCGTGGACTTCCTGATGAGGCGCTTCGACGGCAGGAGGAGGTTCCTAAGCGGGGTCATGGCCATCACCGCATGCCTGTCCGCCGTCATGCTCAACGATGCCGTCGTCCTCATATTCACCCCCATAGTCCTCCGCTGCTGTCAGAGGATGCGGGCGGACCCCGTGCCGTACATGGTCGGGGTGTTCGTCTCCGCCAACATAGGGAGCGCCGCCACCGTCGTGGGCAACCCGCAGAACGCCTTGGTGGCGTCCATGGCCGGGATCGGTTTCTTGGACTACTCCATACGCGTAATCCCCCTGACGGTCATATGCATGGCCGTCGCGATGCTGATGATGCGCCGCATGTACGGCGGCCGTCTGGATACCGACGACGCATCGCTCTCCGGAGAGACGTTCCATACCAGGGAGGTCGACAAGTATCGTCTCTGCGCCGTCCTAGCCGTCACCGTCACCGCCCTCGTCCTTTTCGCCCTCTCCGTCCCTCTGGGTCTCAGGATATATCAGATAGCCCTTGCCGCCGGCGCGGTATCGTTGATCATAGTCCTTACCGACAGCATGAGGGCGGGCGGATACGTGATAAGGCACGTCGACTGGTCCATACTCCTGTTCTTCACGGGATTGTTCGTGGTCATAGCCGGCGCGGTCTCGTCCGGCCTTCTCGATTCCATGTCGGAGCTGTTCGGGATGGGCGACGGGAATGTCCCGTCGATAGGGGTGCTCTCCGGATTCTCCACGGTCCTTGCGAACCTTGTAAGCAACGTGCCTTCCGTGATGCTCATAGGACAGCTGCTGCCGGAGGGCGACATGGTACTGTGGATAACCCTGGCCGTCACCTCCACCTTCGCCGGCAACCTCACCCTGATCGGCGCCGCGGCGAACATAATCGTGGAGGACGAAGGGGAGAAGCACGGGATCCGCATGGATTTCTTCAGATACCTCCGTGTCGGAATACCTATTGCAGTTATTACAATCGTTATAGCGACCGCGTACCTCTATATGTTGGATATATTACTCTAA
- a CDS encoding recombinase family protein, which produces MHSEQLRVAIYTRVSTEDQARDGFSLDAQEKRLKAYSAVRGWEVVDIYRDEGYSGRTVARPEYQRMFSEMDRWDVVLVLKMDRIHRNSVNFTHMMEVLKDNGKDFNSMMEKFDSTTAMGRFVMDIVERMAQLESEQIGERVKIGMTRKAETSSGPMGSPDPYGYTYAGGKLVVVEDEARIVRRIFDMYMDGRTMENIAAALTNANIPSKKGGAWSRQAVCNILHNPIYAGYMRWDGIVRPGTQTAIIPVETFESVNGPIS; this is translated from the coding sequence ATGCATTCGGAACAGCTACGCGTAGCGATATATACCAGGGTCTCCACCGAGGACCAGGCGCGGGACGGTTTCTCCCTCGATGCGCAGGAAAAGCGTCTGAAGGCGTACAGTGCGGTCCGCGGTTGGGAGGTCGTCGACATCTACCGCGACGAGGGTTACTCCGGCCGTACGGTGGCCCGTCCCGAATACCAGCGCATGTTCTCCGAGATGGACAGGTGGGATGTGGTCCTCGTCCTCAAGATGGACAGGATCCACAGGAACAGCGTCAATTTCACCCATATGATGGAGGTCCTGAAGGACAACGGGAAGGATTTCAACTCCATGATGGAGAAATTCGACTCCACCACCGCCATGGGGAGGTTCGTCATGGACATAGTGGAGCGCATGGCGCAGCTGGAGAGCGAGCAGATCGGCGAGAGGGTCAAGATCGGCATGACCCGCAAGGCCGAGACGTCCAGCGGACCCATGGGGTCCCCCGACCCGTACGGATACACCTACGCCGGCGGGAAGCTCGTGGTCGTGGAGGACGAGGCCCGCATCGTACGCAGGATATTCGACATGTACATGGACGGCAGGACCATGGAGAACATCGCCGCCGCCCTCACCAACGCCAACATACCCTCCAAGAAGGGAGGGGCCTGGAGCAGACAGGCCGTTTGCAACATACTCCACAACCCGATATACGCAGGATACATGCGCTGGGACGGGATCGTCCGTCCGGGTACGCAGACCGCCATAATCCCCGTGGAGACCTTCGAGTCGGTCAACGGGCCCATATCGTGA
- a CDS encoding carboxymuconolactone decarboxylase family protein, whose amino-acid sequence MSKTIEEFFPEFDKQTDETNDLLNTAMILDDKTTQLVMFALSVRSRNELGAKVHFKEAMKAGATIKELSYVLALVEQESLQATDAWAEKTLRDWQDWAFGGISCSCMR is encoded by the coding sequence ATGTCCAAGACCATAGAGGAATTCTTCCCGGAGTTCGACAAACAGACCGACGAGACCAACGACCTCCTGAACACCGCCATGATACTCGACGACAAAACGACACAGCTGGTGATGTTCGCCTTGTCCGTGAGGTCCAGGAACGAACTGGGTGCCAAAGTCCATTTCAAGGAGGCGATGAAGGCGGGTGCGACCATAAAGGAGCTGTCCTACGTCCTCGCCCTCGTGGAGCAGGAATCACTGCAGGCCACGGACGCCTGGGCAGAGAAAACCCTCAGGGACTGGCAGGATTGGGCCTTCGGCGGCATCTCGTGCAGCTGTATGAGATGA
- a CDS encoding recombinase family protein: MVLAALYARVSTEEQAIEGYSIDAQKDLLSNYCVAQDYGIFKIYVDDGFSGRNDKRPAYREMMAEMDEWDVMVVLKMDRIHRNSRNFMNMMDELGRHGKQFISATENLDTTNAMGKFVMSMIQSIAQLESEQIGERTYVGMREKAETMRNTPQGSRTLGFNPPYGYLLDGGLMTAVPEELRVVREVFDEYLAGNSLAKIAESLNRSGLRTRRGNRWTVYNLSTILHNPVYAGYLRWEDLTFRHYAETPLDPVTFNRVQTMAMAKERNPSKRSPRLLPEEDFEL; encoded by the coding sequence ATGGTCCTGGCAGCCCTCTACGCACGCGTATCCACCGAGGAGCAGGCCATAGAGGGTTATTCCATAGACGCCCAGAAGGACCTCCTGTCCAACTACTGCGTGGCCCAGGACTACGGCATCTTCAAGATCTACGTGGACGACGGTTTCTCCGGGCGCAACGACAAACGTCCCGCCTACCGCGAGATGATGGCCGAGATGGACGAATGGGATGTGATGGTGGTCCTCAAGATGGACAGGATCCACAGGAACTCCCGCAACTTCATGAACATGATGGACGAGCTCGGGAGACATGGGAAGCAGTTCATATCCGCCACCGAGAACCTGGACACCACCAACGCCATGGGGAAGTTCGTCATGTCCATGATACAGAGCATCGCCCAGCTGGAGAGCGAGCAGATCGGCGAAAGGACCTATGTGGGGATGCGCGAGAAGGCGGAGACGATGAGGAACACCCCGCAGGGGAGCAGGACGCTCGGATTCAACCCCCCGTACGGCTATCTCCTGGACGGCGGCCTCATGACGGCCGTCCCGGAGGAGCTGAGGGTGGTCCGGGAGGTCTTCGACGAATATCTCGCCGGGAATTCCCTGGCGAAGATAGCCGAATCCCTCAACCGCAGCGGCCTCCGTACCAGGCGCGGCAACAGGTGGACGGTTTACAACCTGAGTACCATACTGCATAACCCCGTGTACGCGGGATATCTGAGGTGGGAGGACCTGACCTTCCGCCATTATGCGGAGACGCCCTTGGACCCCGTTACGTTCAACCGCGTGCAGACCATGGCCATGGCGAAGGAACGGAACCCCTCCAAACGCTCCCCGAGGCTCCTGCCCGAAGAGGACTTCGAACTGTGA
- a CDS encoding ATP-binding protein — translation MSHPVVVRKAYLNRLYQLSTNRDVVKVISGNRYCGKSTLMSQFRDMLLNKGIPESNIIYLDMSESMGTIDDSFQFTGLVKSRLSSEDAFLLVDDMNFVNNWDSAIKDLRERYRLNIYIVLPYATSEDYRGILDALGNYDVTTLYTFSFKEFLEAYPITDEHGYGERFEQYISIGGQPFMDMSMSQKDHFMISEGMFNLILNWDIGSRSRIDTVAISRLALYILNNIGNVTTLSALRQNSNVTDQRTVEKYLHYLLEYQTIMKAEAVDITDMRRLGVKAKYYTTDVRSIKGITPRGAFNISRQATIENIVFLELVRRGYEVYAGFYRGNDIGFMAIRGGETIFVKSVLALSDERAKGKEFKAFASVPGKKYLLTTDRGMNGFYDNIEYKNIISFLLE, via the coding sequence ATGTCTCACCCAGTAGTGGTCCGTAAAGCCTATCTCAACCGGCTTTACCAACTAAGCACGAACAGAGATGTCGTCAAGGTGATCTCGGGCAACAGGTACTGCGGTAAATCCACCCTCATGTCCCAGTTCAGGGATATGCTGCTGAACAAAGGAATCCCCGAGTCCAACATCATATACTTGGACATGAGCGAATCCATGGGCACCATCGACGACTCCTTCCAGTTCACAGGTCTGGTGAAGTCCAGACTGTCCTCGGAGGACGCATTCCTCCTAGTGGACGATATGAACTTCGTCAACAACTGGGACAGCGCTATAAAGGACCTCAGGGAGAGATACAGACTCAATATCTACATCGTCCTGCCCTATGCCACATCCGAGGACTACCGCGGTATCCTCGACGCCCTCGGCAACTACGACGTGACCACCCTCTACACCTTCTCGTTCAAGGAGTTCCTGGAGGCATATCCTATCACGGACGAGCACGGCTACGGGGAGCGGTTCGAGCAGTACATCTCCATAGGCGGACAGCCCTTCATGGACATGAGCATGAGTCAGAAGGACCACTTCATGATCTCCGAGGGGATGTTTAACCTCATCCTCAACTGGGACATCGGGAGCAGGTCCAGGATCGACACGGTGGCCATCAGCAGACTCGCCCTGTACATACTCAACAACATAGGCAACGTGACCACCCTCTCCGCCCTCAGGCAGAACTCCAACGTCACCGACCAGCGCACGGTGGAGAAGTACCTCCACTACCTGTTGGAGTATCAGACGATCATGAAGGCCGAGGCCGTGGACATCACCGACATGAGGAGGCTCGGCGTCAAGGCGAAGTATTACACCACCGACGTCAGGAGCATAAAGGGGATCACCCCGAGGGGGGCTTTCAACATCAGCCGTCAGGCGACGATCGAGAACATCGTGTTCCTGGAACTCGTGCGCCGCGGATATGAGGTCTATGCCGGATTCTACCGCGGAAACGACATCGGGTTCATGGCGATCAGAGGCGGTGAGACGATCTTCGTGAAATCCGTACTCGCCCTGAGCGACGAGAGGGCCAAAGGGAAGGAGTTCAAGGCGTTCGCCTCAGTACCCGGGAAGAAGTACCTCCTTACCACGGACCGCGGCATGAACGGCTTCTACGACAACATCGAGTACAAGAACATCATAAGTTTCCTGCTCGAGTGA